The Schizosaccharomyces pombe strain 972h- genome assembly, chromosome: I genome contains a region encoding:
- the laf1 gene encoding clr6 L-associated factor 1 Laf1: MKSSQTLVYSIPRNVEKDTCAAAIKAYQYLISPPPSPIPNDKVASTVDVPKCSTIPESPKDSIVEPKPTATPVAQLHSKVYDLYRDSPKIWLRRERQWLQRHSPAYRFSTPAAKRPRRQPSSFLDVHASNTRKRGSPDTPDSGHSTPHSKGDVHPGMPQHNTRFKQSSREFSSNTQAIDVANTPYELLPDYSPDMSVLDKRSHPRPLRSEWKGPPLDLSNDENRHLLHPAELQLAATLRLPCLVYLDNKRRIFAEWHNRRTQGLSFRKTDAQRASRVDVNKASRLWKAFHDEGFFDD, from the coding sequence ATGAAATCGAGTCAAACGCTTGTTTATTCGATCCCTAGAAATGTGGAGAAGGACACATGTGCGGCAGCCATTAAGGCATATCAGTACCTAATATCTCCGCCGCCTTCTCCCATTCCAAATGACAAAGTTGCAAGTACTGTTGATGTACCTAAGTGTTCTACAATACCTGAATCTCCAAAAGATTCTATTGTGGAACCAAAGCCGACAGCAACACCTGTTGCGCAACTGCATTCCAAGGTTTACGATCTGTACCGAGATTCACCTAAAATTTGGCTTCGCCGAGAAAGGCAATGGCTTCAGCGTCATTCTCCAGCATACAGGTTTTCGACTCCAGCTGCCAAACGTCCAAGAAGGCAACCCAGCTCGTTTCTGGATGTGCACGCTTCTAATACCCGTAAAAGAGGTTCTCCTGATACGCCGGACTCGGGACATTCAACTCCGCATTCAAAAGGAGATGTTCATCCTGGAATGCCTCAACATAATACGCGTTTCAAGCAGTCCAGTAGGGAGTTTTCCTCCAACACCCAGGCCATTGATGTCGCCAATACACCATATGAGCTATTGCCTGATTATTCTCCTGATATGTCTGTTTTGGATAAACGTTCTCATCCTCGCCCCCTTCGTAGCGAATGGAAGGGCCCTCCCCTTGATCTTTCCAATGATGAGAATAGACACCTTTTACATCCTGCTGAGCTACAGTTGGCTGCAACACTTCGATTGCCTTGTCTCGTTTATCTTGACAATAAGCGTAGAATCTTTGCTGAGTGGCACAATCGCCGTACTCAAGGCCTAAGCTTTAGGAAAACAGATGCTCAACGTGCTAGTCGTGTCGATGTGAACAAAGCTAGTCGTCTTTGGAAAGCTTTTCACGATGAAGGTTTCTTTGACGACTAA
- the vtc2 gene encoding polyphosphate synthetase — protein MRFSDSIEAGIYEPWRDKYMNYPELKHLLKTEEEAPSWGENDESKFVSVMDAQLEKVYAFHLEILKELNESVDWVKSKVSASQEPDGPPISKEEAIKLLERLDSCTETVKKLEKYTRLNLTGFFKIVKKHDKLYPGYSLRPVFQVRLRACPLGSVQFNPLLAEIFSLYNTLRDGLSAPSNSVQVKPKHEHNVDYNSSMYRRRTFRFWVHPDNVMEVKTYIMRHLPVLYYSGKQGFDKDQNGVSGILDPISTCLYLDNSNFDLYSQNLERSEQAYSLRLHWYGKLTPKTDIIVERMVRQGSTLSHSEDRFTIREKKVRELLSGRYDFRKVEDDHSTTASDQKKKLIEDVEQLIVDNHLQPVLRSVYTRTAFQIPGDDEVRINLDSDWVMIREDSLDIERPCRDPEDWHRHDIDDADFPYKHLRKGEYSRFPYSVLEIRECVRYDEDEPLWISELRNSHLISEIDGFSKYEHGVAILFEKYVSLLPMWVFSMDQDIRKDLQEVYSHPEGSAGSRNVYIKRRNQRVLKQNMTPEPSQPSPLVNRLKANEMHPVSEEPEDNREVYRNEHGDHFNFRSIPGLLKPSTYGSFKHHGKTFVTPPHIKKPEIPLRVSGPIKVEAKVWLANERTFLKWLHVVVLLGSLALALYNSAGERLGQAFGVVYTLLAIFIGFYAWKLHAKRSQMIKSRSPAPMTDYWGPLIVGTALAISLIVNMSFALKDAVYQNLIEPDRLLVKLFT, from the exons ATGCGTTTCAGTGACAGTATAGAAGCTGGAATTTATGAACCATGGAGAGATAAATATATGAATTATCCAGAGTTAAAACATTTGCTTAAAACTGAAGAGGAAGCACCCTCATGGGGTGAGAATGATGAGTCTAAGTTTGTTTCTGTTATGGATGCCCAACTGGAAAAG GTTTATGCATTTCATCTcgaaattttgaaagaattaaatgaaTCAGTGGATTGGGTAAAATCTAAAGTTTCTGCTTCTCAGGAACCTGATGGTCCTCCCATTTCTAAGGAAGAAGCCATCAAGTTACTAGAACGATTGGATTCTTGTACTGAAACGGTTAAGAAGTTGGAGAAGTACACTCGTCTTAACTTAACAggtttctttaaaatcgTTAAGAAGCATGATAAGCTTTATCCCGGCTATTCTCTTCGTCCTGTGTTTCAGGTTCGTCTTCGCGCTTGTCCTTTAGGCAGTGTCCAATTTAATCCTCTTTTAGCTGAAATTTTCTCTCTTTATAATACTTTACGTGATGGTCTTTCAGCACCAAGTAACTCCGTGCAAGTGAAACCGAAGCATGAGCACAATGTTGATTACAATTCTAGTATGTATCGTCGTCGTACGTTTCGTTTTTGGGTCCATCCTGATAATGTGATGGAAGTAAAAACATACATTATGAGGCATCTTCCTGTTCTTTATTACTCTGGAAAGCAAGGATTTGACAAAGACCAAAATGGTGTATCTGGAATTTTGGATCCTATATCAACTTGCTTGTATTTAGATAATTCCAACTTTGATTTATATtctcaaaatttggaaCGATCAGAACAGGCTTATTCTTTGCGACTTCATTGGTATGGAAAGTTAACTCCCAAAACCGATATTATCGTTGAACGAATGGTACGTCAAGGAAGTACTCTTTCACATAGTGAAGACCGGTTCACTATCCGCGAGAAGAAGGTTAGAGAGCTTCTAAGTGGGAGATATGATTTTAGGAAGGTTGAGGATGATCACTCGACAACTGCTTCTGAtcagaagaagaaactaATTGAAGATGTTGAACAGCTAATCGTTGACAATCACTTGCAGCCTGTTCTCCGTTCTGTTTACACTCGTACCGCATTTCAGATTCCAGGCGATGATGAGGTTCGTATCAATCTTGACTCAGACTGGGTTATGATTCGTGAAGACTCTTTGGACATCGAACGTCCTTGTAGAGACCCCGAAGATTGGCATCGTCACGATATTGACGATGCTGATTTCCCATATAAGCACTTAAGAAAAGGAGAGTATTCTCGTTTCCCTTATAGTGTCCTAGAAATCCGTGAATGTGTTAGATATGATGAAGACGAACCTCTTTGGATCTCTGAATTGCGTAATTCTCATTTAATTTCTGAAATTGATGGTTTTTCGAAATATGAGCATGGTGTTgcaattctttttgaaaaatacgTATCTCTTTTACCAATGTGGGTATTTTCAATGGATCAAGATATTCGAAAAGATCTTCAAGAGGTGTACTCCCATCCCGAGGGATCTGCGGGCTCTCGAAATGTTTACATTAAACGTAGGAATCAAAGAGTTTTAAAGCAGAATATGACACCCGAACCTAGTCAACCCTCACCTTTGGTCAATCGTTTAAAGGCCAATGAAATGCACCCTGTTTCAGAAGAGCCCGAAGATAATAGAGAGGTGTATCGAAATGAGCACGGAGACCATTTCAACTTCAGAAGCATACCTGGTTTGCTGAAGCCATCTACTTATGGATCGTTTAAGCATCATGGTAAAACGTTTGTTACTCCACCCCATATCAAGAAACCAGAGATTCCGCTTAGAGTCAGTGGTCCGATTAAGGTTGAGGCCAAAGTTTGGCTTGCAAATGAGCGTACGTTTTTGAAGTGGCTTCATGTCGTGGTCTTGCTTGGTTCTCTTGCTCTTGCATTATATAATAGTGCTGGAGAAAGACTTGGTCAGGCTTTTGGAGTAGTTTATACTCTTTTAGCTATTTTCATTGGGTTCTATGCTTGGAAGCTTCATGCCAAGCGTTCTCAAATGATCAAGTCCCGCAGTCCTGCGCCAATGACTGATTATTGGGGCCCATTGATTGTAGGAACAGCTTTGGCTATTTCTCTTATTGTCAACATGTCATTTGCACTTAAGGATGCTGTTTATCAAAATCTCATTGAACCTGATCGTTTGCTTGttaaattgtttacttGA
- the dpp1 gene encoding dipeptidyl peptidase gives MNAYEGDTLNNHGKSSTRQHWRKRSAVSSSLEFSSYEESNSPIENTEVLKVSEIEAKKRRRKKHRYIYLAVCLFFLASVLSCAIIFRFYLHTNRENFSLFKNDSYKQKEPITVSHFGESIFLPYHQDIEWITSTEGTVLYYDQSTFSLSLFYPDGKEYGSNVDSLITSFVLTCKNLHRKRYSSDMEYIAFSCSKDRRWRHSYYEDVYLVERATGRIEHLASDQSKKIVVAEWSPIGHKLVYGLGSNLFIWESFSEPPVCITDQSDLDGLFNGNSDWVYEEEILQSSKAVWWSPDGNCLSYLSIDDSKVPVHVLPFEQLDSKVEDQNRVNNFFHYSTPKDPIPFVKLFVNCFTDSGESIEVDSSFPLSTQHRYITDVAWAGNEKLMFVEVLRGNYERVTSLFDLSSRKTTIENTEVSEHPLALTSSLHLKYLSFESLGNLKERYVRQYFLSNKKRIAIYELDNPVPIYLTPVNISFLSDLYLINNTLYFTAISSGSPFSRVYRLCTKSLILSEINIQIGSGLFGIKVSNDQNYLLVNYLGPEIPKQFIYSIHEDKVSTSNDHSKNNLPSDSSSTSLGKVKLELCNSLETNEELIITKEKFAFPSVFFKVIKVKNITAYIQEIRPPNFNPRKRYPTVFHLYGAPQSALVTGKYEMDINELMASVYNFLVIKVDIVDISDVSGQHLFSDSHELIIKSWIELLRSYVDTPYIDRHRVGIWGWSFGGYLTLKILENADFIKTGAVVAPVTDWRYYDAYYSENLLGAYSKQTTAIYDKTAVHYSENFRKLCGLLVLHGTSDDNVHIENTMQLTKAMVEKGVYNYYPFIVPNANHEFSDPTDYTFLREKLSGHFHHALYC, from the exons ATGAATGCATATGAAGGTGACACCTTGAACAACCATGGAAAGTCATCAACCAGACAACACTGGCGGAAACGTAGCGCAGTATCATCGTCTTTAGAATTTTCATCATATGAAGAGTCGAACAGCCCCATAGAGAACACTGAAGTTTTAAAGGTTTCAGAAATTGAAGCTAAAAAGCGTCGGCGCAAAAAGCATCGATACATTTATCTAGCAGTCTGtctctttttcttagcTTCAGTTTTATCGTGTGCTATAATATTCCGTTTTTATCTTCATACTAATCGGGAAAACTTCTCACTCTTCAAGAATGATTCCTATAAGCAAAAAGAGCCGATCACCGTAAGTCACTTTGGTGAGTCTATTTTTCTGCCGTATCATCAAGATATCGAATGGATTACCTCAACTGAAGGTACCGTATTATACTACGATCAAAGCACATTTTCACTTTCTCTGTTTTATCCAGATGGAAAGGAATATGGGTCAAACGTCGATAGTTTGATTACAAGCTTTGTGCTAACgtgtaaaaatttacatcGCAAGCGATATTCTTCGGATATGGAGTATATAGCTTTTTCTTGCTCTAAGGACAGAAGATGGAGACACTCTTATTACGAGGACGTTTATCTGGTTGAACGTGCTACCGGGCGTATTGAACATTTAGCATCTGATCagtccaaaaaaattgtggTTGCCGAATGGTCACCGATTGGACACAAACTTGTATATGGTCTTGGATCTAACCTCTTTATTTGGGAATCCTTTTCTGAACCACCGGTATGCATTACCGACCAATCCGACCTAGATGGTTTATTCAATGGTAACTCTGACTGGGTTTacgaagaagaaattttgcAATCTTCTAAAGCAGTATGGTGGTCTCCGGATGGTAATTGTCTTTCCTATTTATCAATTGACGATTCTAAAGTCCCTGTGCATGTATTACCTTTCGAACAACTCGATAGTAAAGTTGAAGATCAGAACCgtgtaaataatttttttcattattcaACTCCAAAAGATCCTATTCCATTCGTTAAGTTATTCGTTAATTGTTTTACTGATTCTGGCGAATCCATAGAGGTTGATTCGTCTTTTCCGCTGTCTACACAGCATAGATATATAACAGATGTTGCTTGGGCAGGTAATGAAAAGCTAATGTTTGTCGAGGTTTTGAGAGGTAATTATGAGAGGGTTACAAgtctttttgatttatctTCCAGAAAGACTACAATAGAGAATACCGAAGTGTCAGAACATCCCTTGGCTTTAACTTCTAGTTTACATTTGAAGTACCTATCGTTCGAATCCCTgggaaatttgaaagaaagatATGTTCggcaatattttttgtctaATAAGAAAAGGATTGCCATATATGAATTAGATAATCCAGTTCCCATTTATTTAACGCCGGTTAATATCTCATTTTTAAGTGATTTATATCTCATTAATAATACTTT ATATTTTACCGCTATCAGCAGCGGCAGCCCATTTTCAAGGGTTTATCGTTTGTGCACCAAAAGTTTGATCCTATCCGAAATAAATATCCAAATCGGTAGTGGGCTGTTTGGtataaaagtttcaaatgATCAAAATTATCTGTTGGTTAATTACTTGGGCCCAGAAATTCCGAagcaatttatttattcgaTTCACGAAGATAAAGTATCCACGAGCAATGAtcattccaaaaataatttaccaAGCGATTCCTCATCAACTTCTCTAGGTAAAGTGAAATTAGAACTTTGCAATTCGTTAGAAACGAACGAAGAATTAATTATcaccaaagaaaaatttgctttccCTAGCGTCTTCTTTAAGGTaataaaagttaaaaatattaccGCGTACATTCAAGAGATACGGCCCCCCAATTTTAACCCGCGAAAGCGTTATCCTACcgtttttcatttatatGGTGCACCTCAATCTGCTTTAGTGACGGGGAAATATGAAATGGATATCAATGAACTAATGGCATCtgtatataattttttggttattAAAGTTGATATTGTGGACATTTCGGATGTTTCTGGTcaacatttattttctgaTAGTCATGAATTGATTATCAAAAGTTGGATAGAGTTGTTAAGGTCATATGTTGACACTCCCTACATCGACAGGCATCGAGTGGGAATATGGGGTTGGAGTTTTGGTGGCTATCTTACCTTAAAAATCCTTGAAAATGctgattttattaaaactgGTGCAGTAGTTGCACCTGTTACAGACTGGAGGTATTATGACGCTTACTATTCTGAAAATCTTCTCGGTGCTTATTCCAAACAAACGACTGCTATTTACGACAAAACTGCTGTTCATTATTCTGAAAATTTTAGGAAACTATGTGGACTTCTAGTCCTGCATGGAACTTCTGATGACAATGTACATATTGAAAACACTATGCAACTAACCAAAGCTATGGTTGAAAAAGGCGTATATAATTACTATCCCTTTATTGTTCCTAATGCCAATCATGAATTTTCGGATCCTACCGATTATACGTTTCTTAGAGAAAAGCTCTCCGGCCATTTTCATCACGCTTTATATTGCTAG
- the rad17 gene encoding RFC-like checkpoint protein Rad17 yields the protein MRRQLSFHESTKRSLKKKKIRKIEKPSLVSKTSRDKNASITDIHEEDIEAFSDEENKIVHLNNLKEDRFQLWFEKYIPQKAADLAVHKSKISAIKQWMLTDSLESRLLLICGPSGCGKSTAVQVLAKELGYSLIEWLNPMNLKEPSNQESDTLSLTEKFSRFMSLCETYPELELMDSNNIQKRGKNAQGKKKFIFLDEIPHLSKFNGSLDAFRNVIRTALTSRGAFSIIMVLTEIQLNNLEGINSQDRNSFNSVQIMGNDLLQDPRVTVLQFNPIAPTYMKKCLGSILRKEGVPKSPKLLSLVENICSASEGDLRSAINSLQLSISQSFEKKGTKNIREVKEGKGKGNDFSLEAAQVLERLSKSDSEAYARFKNYKSAYIPKSDKNENSFFKKDVGLGMMHAIGKVVWNKREGDDEVLKASSQQTGNSERIKGVKVSKSQENKNCISLKSDQRERMLNVDQCFTSKRRSLVDIESTINQSGLSGSVFRYGLFENYVDSCVTTDEAFNVCDLLSISDCLSHDFPYSYTGDEISTWFSVQGTLFYLPSPVPRKWRQLRFQQWNNEGIVRGIFDDYMVIYGKRSVSDPVIEAHEDQVLEDIDDPIEDED from the exons ATGAGGCGACAGTTGTCGTTTCATGAATCTACAAAGAgatcattaaaaaagaagaaaataagaaaGATTGAAAAACCTTCTCtagtttcaaaaacttcACGCGACAAAAATGCTTCGATAACCGATATTCATGAAGAAGATATTGAAGCCTTTTctgatgaagaaaacaaaattgttcatctcaataatttaaaagaagatcGATTTCAAc TTTGGTTTGAAAAATACATTCCTCAAAAAGCGGCTGATCTTGCCGTGcataaaagcaaaataagTGCAATTAAGCAATGGATGTTAACGGATTCTTTAGAAAGT AGGTTACTTTTGATCTGTGGTCCTTCTGGTTGTGGAAAGAGTACCGCAGTTCAGGTCTTGGCTAAAGAATTAGGTTATAGTCTCATAGAATGGCTAAACCCTATGAACCTAAAAGAGCCTTCAAACCAAGAATCAGATACACTTTCGCTCACGGAAAAGTTTAGTAGATTTATGTCTTTATGCGAAACTTATCCAGAGTTAGAGCTTATGGATTCAAATAATATTCAAAAGCGTGGAAAAAATGCacaaggaaagaaaaagtttatttttttggatgaaaTTCCTCACCTTTCTAAATTCAATGGCTCTCTTGATGCTTTTCGTAATGTCATTCGCACCGCATTGACATCGCGAGGCGCCTTTTCCATCATCATGGTTCTTACAGAAATACAGTTAAACAACTTGGAAGGTATTAATAGTCAAGATCGAAATTCCTTTAATAGCGTGCAGATAATGGGTAATGATCTACTTCAGGATCCACGTGTAACAGTTTTACAGTTTAATCCTATTGCGCCGACATACATGAAAAAATGCCTTGGCTCTATTCTACGTAAAGAGGGTGTTCCCAAGTCTCCAAAGTTGTTGAGTTTGGTGGAGAATATTTGTTCTGCCAGCGAAGGGGATTTGAGGAGTGCGATAAATTCCTTACAATTATCGATCTCtcaatcttttgaaaagaaaggaacaaaaaatattagagAAGTAAAAGAGGGGAAAGGAAAGGGGAATGATTTTAGCTTAGAAGCTGCGCAGGTTCTTGAACGATTGTCAAAAAGCGATTCGGAGGCCTACGcaagatttaaaaattataaaagtGCGTATATCCCAAAATCCGATAAAAATGAGAATTCGTTTTTCAAGAAGGACGTTGGCCTTGGAATGATGCATGCCATTGGAAAAGTTGTATGGAACAAACGGGAAGGAGATGATGAAGTGCTAAAGGCTTCATCTCAGCAAACGGGCAATTCGGAACGAATAAAGGGAGTAAAAGTCAGTAAAAGCCAAGAAAACAAGAATtgtatttcattaaaaagtGACCAGCGAGAACGAATGCTTAATGTTGATCAATGCTTTACTTCCAAAAGACGAAGCTTGGTGGATATCGAATCGACAATCAACCAGAGTGGATTAAGCGGATCTGTTTTTCGTTACggactttttgaaaattacgTTGATTCTTGCGTTACAACGGATGAGGCTTTTAATGTATGTGATTTGCTGAGCATATCTGACTGTTTGTCCCATGATTTTCCGTACTCCTACACGGGAGATGAAATATCTACGTGGTTTTCAGTTCAAGGTACATTATTTTATCTACCGTCTCCCGTTCCACGAAAGTGGAGACAACTTCGATTCCAACAGTGGAACAACGAAGGTATTGTAAGAGGCATTTTTGATGATTATATGGTAATTTATGGAAAAAGATCTGTTTCTGATCCCGTTATTGAAGCGCATGAAGATCAAGTTTTAGAAGATATTGATGATCCgattgaagatgaagattAA
- the atp1 gene encoding F1-FO ATP synthase alpha subunit translates to MLRQAGTRLLKVPVCGLRPSITLKRGYAEKAAPTEVPSILEERIRGAYNQAQMMESGRVLSIGDGIARISGLSNVQAEELVEFSSGIKGMALNLEADTVGCVLFGNDRLVREGEVVKRTRHIVDVPVGEALLGRVVDALGNPIDGKGPIKTTERRRVQLKAPGILPRTSVCEPMQTGLKAIDSMVPIGRGQRELIIGDRQTGKTAIALDTILNHKRWNNSSDESKKLYCVYVAVGQKRSTVAQLVQKLEENDSLKYSIIVAATASESAPLQYLAPFSGCAMGEWFRDNGKHGLVVYDDLSKQAVAYRQMSLLLRRPPGREAYPGDVFYLHSRLLERAAKMSPKHGGGSLTALPVIETQGGDVSAYIPTNVISITDGQIFLESELFFKGIRPAINVGLSVSRVGSAAQVKAMKQVAGQIKLFLAQYREVASFAQFGSDLDAGTRATLDRGLRLTELLKQPQYSPLAVEEQVPLIYCGVKGYLDKIPVDRVVEFEHKFIPYLRSSGAEIMEAIRKEGVLSKTTEDSLKAVIKEFLSSF, encoded by the exons ATGCTTCGTCAAGCAGGTACTCGGTTGCTAAAGGTCCCTGTTTGTGGACTACGACCTTCTATT ACATTAAAACGTGGCTATGCAGAAAAAGCGGCTCCCACTGAAGTTCCATCAATTTTGGAG GAACGTATTCGTGGAGCCTATAACCAAGCTCAAATGATGGAGTCTGGACGTGTACTTTCTATTGGTGATGGTATCGCCCGTATCTCTGGTCTTTCCAACGTTCAAGCAGAAGAACTCGTTGAGTTCTCATCTGGCATTAAGGGTATGGCCCTTAACTTGGAAGCCGATACCGTTGGTTGTGTGCTTTTTGGTAACGATCGTTTGGTCCGTGAAGGTGAAGTAGTTAAGCGTACTCGTCATATCGTTGATGTTCCTGTAGGCGAAGCTTTACTGGGCCGTGTTGTCGATGCATTGGGAAATCCCATTGATGGCAAGGGTCCCATTAAGACCACAGAACGCCGTCGTGTTCAACTTAAAGCCCCCGGTATTTTGCCCAGAACCTCAGTTTGTGAGCCTATGCAAACTGGTTTGAAGGCTATCGATTCTATGGTACCTATTGGTAGAGGTCAGCGTGAGCTTATTATTGGTGATCGTCAAACCGGTAAAACTGCTATTGCTTTAGATACTATTTTGAATCATAAGCGCTGGAATAACTCTTCCGATGAAAGCAAGAAACTATACTGTGTTTATGTTGCTGTCGGTCAAAAACGTTCCACCGTCGCCCAGTTAGTTCAAAAACTAGAAGAGAATGATTCCTTAAAATACTCTATTATTGTTGCTGCTACCGCTTCCGAAAGTGCTCCCTTACAGTATCTCGCTCCTTTCTCGGGTTGTGCTATGGGTGAATGGTTCCGTGATAATGGTAAACACGGTTTGGTTGTTTATGATGATCTTTCCAAGCAGGCTGTCGCTTACCGTCAAATGTCTCTTCTATTACGTCGTCCTCCTGGTCGTGAGGCTTACCCTGGTGATGTTTTCTACCTTCATTCCCGTCTTTTGGAACGTGCTGCCAAGATGTCTCCTAAACACGGTGGTGGTTCTTTAACCGCCTTACCCGTTATCGAAACTCAAGGTGGTGATGTCTCAGCTTATATTCCCACTAACGTTATTTCTATTACTGATGGCCAAATTTTCTTGGAATCTGAACTTTTCTTTAAGGGTATCCGACCTGCTATTAACGTTGGTCTTTCAGTCTCTCGTGTCGGTTCCGCCGCCCAAGTCAAGGCCATGAAACAAGTTGCTGGTCAAATTAAACTTTTCCTTGCCCAATACCGTGAAGTTGCTTCATTTGCTCAATTTGGATCTGATTTGGATGCCGGTACTCGTGCCACTTTAGATAGAGGTCTTCGCTTGACTGAGCTTCTTAAACAACCTCAGTACTCTCCCTTGGCTGTTGAAGAGCAAGTCCCTTTGATTTATTGTGGTGTCAAGGGTTATCTCGATAAAATTCCTGTTGATCGTGTTGTTGAATTTGAGCACAAGTTTATCCCTTATCTCCGAAGCAGCGGTGCTGAGATTATGGAAGCTATTCGTAAGGAGGGTGTTCTTAGCAAGACTACCGAAGACTCCCTGAAGGCAGTTATTAAGGAATTTTTATCTTCTTTCTAA